Proteins from a single region of Pseudomonas fulva:
- a CDS encoding MarR family winged helix-turn-helix transcriptional regulator produces MSIDDSSATTYQVTEQIGHLLRKAYQRHTAIFQQNACDAQLTSIQFVTLCALRDHGPSSQAELIKATAVDQATIRGIVDRLKARDLVALSPDPSDKRKVIVELTSAGSALLAAMIPCAQQISELTMGSLNPGERIAILYLLRKMNDSGE; encoded by the coding sequence ATGTCGATCGACGATTCGTCCGCCACTACCTATCAGGTCACCGAACAGATCGGTCACTTGCTGCGCAAGGCCTACCAGCGCCATACCGCGATCTTCCAGCAGAACGCCTGCGACGCCCAGCTCACCTCCATCCAGTTCGTCACCCTGTGCGCCCTGCGCGACCATGGCCCCAGCTCGCAAGCCGAGCTGATCAAGGCCACGGCGGTGGACCAGGCCACCATTCGCGGTATCGTCGATCGCCTCAAGGCCCGCGACCTGGTCGCCCTGTCGCCGGACCCCAGCGACAAGCGCAAGGTCATCGTCGAACTCACCAGCGCCGGCAGCGCGCTGCTCGCCGCCATGATCCCCTGCGCCCAGCAGATCAGCGAACTGACCATGGGCAGCCTCAACCCTGGCGAACGCATCGCCATCCTCTACCTGCTGCGCAAGATGAACGACAGCGGCGAGTAA
- a CDS encoding 2,5-dihydroxypyridine 5,6-dioxygenase, with amino-acid sequence MPVSDSELTQMFEQVLTLSRVDETQSVAILKSHYSNPRTVRAAMDAAQRLKAKVYAVELPSFNHPRAMGNDMTAYCGDTALTGNLAAQRALEAADLVVDTMMLLHSPEQEQILKTGTRILLAVEPPEVLARMLPTEDDKRRVLASEALLKQARSLHVRSAAGSDFHAELGQYPAVTEYGFADEPGRWDHWPSGFLFSWPNEETAQGTLVLDVGDIVLPFKNYCRERITLEIDKGFITGIHGGFEAEYLRDYLKYFKDPEVYGISHIGWGLQPRAQWTAMGLHDRNDGMCMDARAFYGNFLFSTGPNTEVGGTRKTPCHLDIPLRGCDIYLDDRAVVLAGDVVYPEESKAS; translated from the coding sequence ATGCCGGTAAGCGATAGTGAACTGACCCAGATGTTCGAACAGGTGCTGACCCTCTCGCGGGTCGACGAGACCCAGAGCGTGGCCATTCTCAAGAGCCATTACTCGAACCCGCGCACCGTGCGTGCGGCGATGGATGCCGCGCAGCGCCTGAAAGCCAAGGTGTATGCCGTGGAGCTGCCGTCCTTCAATCACCCGCGGGCCATGGGCAATGACATGACCGCCTACTGCGGCGACACCGCCCTGACCGGCAACCTGGCGGCGCAACGTGCGCTGGAGGCCGCCGACCTGGTGGTCGACACCATGATGCTGCTGCACTCGCCCGAGCAGGAGCAGATCCTCAAGACCGGCACCCGCATCCTGCTGGCCGTGGAACCGCCCGAAGTGCTGGCGCGCATGCTGCCGACCGAAGACGACAAGCGCCGCGTGCTGGCCAGCGAGGCGCTGCTCAAGCAGGCGCGCAGCCTGCATGTGCGCTCGGCAGCGGGCAGCGATTTCCATGCCGAGCTGGGGCAGTACCCGGCGGTGACCGAATACGGTTTCGCCGACGAGCCGGGGCGCTGGGATCACTGGCCCAGCGGCTTTCTGTTCAGCTGGCCCAACGAGGAAACCGCCCAGGGCACCCTGGTGCTGGATGTCGGCGATATCGTGCTGCCGTTCAAGAACTACTGCCGCGAGCGCATCACCCTGGAGATCGACAAGGGCTTTATCACCGGCATCCACGGCGGCTTCGAAGCCGAGTACCTGCGCGATTACCTGAAGTACTTCAAGGACCCCGAGGTCTACGGCATTTCCCACATCGGCTGGGGCCTGCAGCCACGCGCCCAGTGGACCGCCATGGGCCTGCACGACCGCAACGACGGCATGTGCATGGACGCCCGCGCCTTCTACGGCAACTTCCTGTTCTCCACCGGCCCGAACACCGAGGTCGGCGGTACCCGCAAGACGCCGTGCCACCTGGATATCCCGCTGCGCGGCTGCGATATCTACCTCGATGACAGGGCCGTGGTGCTGGCCGGCGACGTGGTCTACCCAGAGGAATCCAAGGCCAGCTGA
- a CDS encoding FAD-dependent monooxygenase, whose product MGAQQKIAIVGAGLGGAAAATLLQQAGFDVTVYEQSPEFSRLGAGIHVGPNVMKIFRRMGLEQPLEQMGSHPDFWHSRDGISGDYLSRIPLGEFARREYGAAYVTVHRGDMHDLQINSIAPGTLQFGKKLETIVDEGDQVRLTFTDGSQATADIVIGADGIHSKIREELLGVEAPIYSGWVAHRALIRGENLVRHADVFEPCVKWWTDDRHMMVYHTTARRDEYYFVTGVPHEAWDFQGNYVDSSQEEMLAAFEGYHPTVQKLIRSTEDITKWPLRNRNPLPLWSRGRLVLLGDACHPMKPHMAQGAGMAIEDAAMLTRCLQETGLTDYRTAFELYEVNRKERASRVQAVSNANTFLRTQEDPAWVYGYDVYAQPLKSGVAA is encoded by the coding sequence ATGGGCGCTCAGCAGAAAATCGCCATCGTCGGTGCCGGTCTCGGCGGTGCGGCCGCCGCCACCTTGCTGCAGCAGGCTGGCTTCGACGTGACCGTCTACGAGCAGTCGCCGGAGTTCTCACGCCTGGGTGCCGGTATCCATGTCGGCCCGAACGTGATGAAGATCTTCCGCCGCATGGGGCTGGAGCAGCCGCTGGAGCAGATGGGCTCGCACCCGGATTTCTGGCACAGCCGCGATGGCATCAGCGGCGACTACCTGTCGCGCATTCCCCTGGGTGAATTCGCCCGTCGCGAGTACGGCGCGGCCTACGTCACCGTGCACCGTGGCGACATGCACGACCTGCAGATCAACAGCATCGCGCCGGGCACGCTGCAGTTCGGCAAGAAGCTGGAGACCATCGTCGACGAGGGCGACCAGGTGCGCCTGACCTTTACCGACGGCAGCCAGGCCACGGCCGATATCGTGATCGGTGCCGACGGCATTCACTCGAAGATCCGCGAAGAACTATTGGGCGTCGAAGCACCGATCTACAGCGGCTGGGTCGCGCACCGGGCGCTGATTCGCGGCGAGAACCTGGTACGCCATGCCGACGTGTTCGAACCCTGCGTGAAGTGGTGGACCGATGACCGCCACATGATGGTCTACCACACCACCGCCAGGCGCGATGAGTACTACTTCGTCACCGGCGTGCCCCACGAGGCCTGGGACTTCCAGGGCAACTACGTGGACAGCAGCCAGGAGGAGATGCTGGCGGCGTTCGAGGGCTATCACCCGACGGTGCAGAAGCTGATCCGCTCCACCGAAGACATCACCAAGTGGCCGCTGCGCAACCGCAACCCCTTGCCGCTGTGGAGCCGTGGCCGGCTGGTGCTGCTGGGCGACGCCTGCCACCCGATGAAGCCGCACATGGCCCAGGGCGCCGGCATGGCCATCGAGGACGCGGCTATGCTCACCCGCTGCCTGCAGGAAACCGGGCTGACGGACTACCGCACCGCGTTCGAACTCTACGAGGTCAACCGCAAGGAGCGCGCGTCACGGGTACAGGCGGTATCCAACGCCAACACCTTCCTGCGTACCCAGGAAGACCCGGCCTGGGTCTACGGTTATGACGTCTATGCCCAGCCGCTGAAAAGCGGGGTCGCGGCATGA
- a CDS encoding alpha/beta fold hydrolase, which translates to MSTLIGGGNVQANGIRQHYLRYGGKGPVLLLVPGITSPAITWGFVGEVLGRQFDTYILDVRGRGLSSTGPQLAYDTDTCAADIIAFAAALGFERYSLLGHSMGARFAIRAAAMGADGLERLVLIDPPVSGPGRRAYPSKLPWYVDSIRQAEQGMDAEAMKAFCPSWTPEQLQLRAEWLHTCYEPAIVQAFEEFHSVDIHQYLPAVQQPALLMVAGRGGVIEAVDEAELRALKPDLQIARVSDAGHMIPWDDLGGFFAAFGDFLGQPIHHEVLP; encoded by the coding sequence ATGAGCACCCTGATCGGCGGCGGCAACGTGCAGGCCAACGGCATCCGCCAGCACTACCTGCGCTACGGCGGCAAGGGGCCGGTGCTGCTGCTGGTGCCCGGCATCACCAGCCCGGCGATCACCTGGGGCTTCGTCGGCGAGGTGCTGGGTCGCCAGTTCGATACCTACATCCTCGATGTGCGCGGCCGTGGCCTGTCGTCCACCGGGCCGCAGCTGGCCTACGACACCGACACCTGCGCGGCGGACATCATCGCCTTCGCCGCTGCCCTGGGCTTCGAGCGCTACAGCCTGCTCGGCCACTCGATGGGCGCACGCTTCGCCATTCGCGCCGCGGCGATGGGCGCCGACGGCCTGGAGCGCCTGGTGCTGATCGACCCACCGGTGTCCGGCCCGGGCCGCCGCGCTTACCCGAGCAAGCTGCCCTGGTACGTCGACTCCATCCGCCAGGCGGAGCAGGGCATGGATGCCGAGGCGATGAAGGCCTTCTGCCCGAGCTGGACCCCCGAGCAGCTGCAGTTGCGCGCCGAATGGCTGCACACCTGCTACGAGCCGGCCATCGTGCAGGCCTTCGAGGAGTTTCACAGCGTGGATATCCACCAGTACCTGCCGGCCGTGCAGCAGCCAGCGCTGCTGATGGTGGCCGGGCGCGGCGGGGTGATCGAGGCGGTCGACGAGGCCGAGCTGCGCGCGCTCAAGCCGGACCTGCAGATCGCCCGCGTCAGCGATGCCGGGCACATGATTCCCTGGGACGACCTGGGCGGGTTCTTTGCCGCCTTCGGCGATTTCCTCGGCCAACCCATTCACCACGAGGTGCTGCCATGA
- a CDS encoding maleate cis-trans isomerase family protein yields MNRLYRIGQIVPSSNTTMETEIPAMLTARQAIRPERFTFHSARMRMKQVKKEELAAMDAESDRCALELSDAKVDVLGYACLVAIMAMGLGYHRQSEKRLRQVTADNDANSPVITSAGALVEALKVMKAKRIAIVAPYMKPLTELVVDYIREEGFEVVDWRALEIPDNLQVARHDPANLPDIVAGMNLEGVDVVVLSACVQMQSLPAVAKVEALTGKPVVTAAIATTYCMLKALDLEPIVPGAGALLSGAY; encoded by the coding sequence ATGAACAGGCTCTATCGCATCGGCCAGATCGTGCCGAGCTCCAACACCACCATGGAAACCGAGATCCCGGCGATGCTCACCGCGCGCCAGGCCATCCGCCCGGAGCGCTTCACCTTTCACTCGGCGCGCATGCGCATGAAGCAGGTGAAGAAGGAAGAGCTGGCGGCCATGGATGCCGAGTCCGATCGCTGCGCGCTGGAGCTGTCCGACGCCAAGGTCGACGTGCTCGGCTATGCCTGCCTGGTGGCGATCATGGCCATGGGCCTGGGCTACCATCGCCAGTCCGAAAAACGCCTGCGCCAGGTGACCGCCGACAACGACGCCAACTCGCCGGTGATCACCAGTGCCGGTGCCCTGGTCGAGGCGCTCAAGGTGATGAAGGCCAAGCGCATCGCCATCGTCGCGCCCTACATGAAGCCGCTCACCGAGCTGGTGGTCGACTACATCCGCGAAGAAGGCTTCGAGGTGGTCGACTGGCGGGCCCTGGAAATACCCGACAACCTGCAGGTGGCGCGCCACGACCCGGCCAACCTGCCGGATATCGTCGCCGGCATGAACCTGGAGGGCGTCGATGTGGTGGTGCTGTCGGCCTGCGTGCAGATGCAGTCGCTGCCAGCGGTGGCCAAGGTCGAGGCACTGACCGGCAAGCCGGTGGTCACGGCGGCCATCGCCACCACCTACTGCATGCTCAAGGCCCTGGACCTGGAGCCGATCGTGCCCGGCGCCGGCGCGCTGTTGTCCGGCGCCTACTGA
- a CDS encoding N-carbamoylsarcosine amidohydrolase, translated as MSGQSLSDNYQGVWGQRIGFGARPALLMIDFMQGYTTPGAPLYAPGVVSAVEQSVALLEAARRLGITLVHSNIRYQAADCADGGMWVRKAPVMKDMVEGNPLADFCAAVAPLPGEQVVTKQYASVFFGTSLAAQLHAQGIDTLILAGCSTSGCIRTSAVDGVQHGFRTMVVRECVGDRHQAPHEANLFDIDSKYGDVVSLQETLSYLQEVTR; from the coding sequence ATGAGCGGGCAGAGCCTTAGCGACAACTATCAGGGCGTGTGGGGGCAGCGCATCGGCTTCGGCGCGCGGCCGGCATTGCTGATGATCGACTTCATGCAGGGCTACACCACGCCGGGCGCGCCGCTGTACGCGCCAGGCGTGGTCAGCGCGGTGGAGCAGTCGGTGGCCTTGCTGGAGGCAGCGCGCCGGCTGGGTATCACCCTGGTGCACAGCAATATCCGCTACCAGGCCGCCGATTGTGCCGACGGCGGCATGTGGGTGCGCAAGGCGCCGGTGATGAAGGACATGGTCGAGGGCAACCCGCTGGCCGATTTCTGCGCAGCGGTCGCACCGCTGCCGGGAGAGCAGGTGGTGACCAAGCAGTACGCCAGTGTATTTTTCGGCACCAGCCTGGCTGCACAGTTGCATGCCCAGGGTATCGACACCCTGATCCTGGCGGGCTGCTCGACCAGCGGCTGCATTCGCACCAGTGCGGTGGATGGGGTGCAGCATGGTTTTCGCACCATGGTCGTGCGCGAGTGCGTCGGTGATCGCCACCAGGCGCCCCACGAGGCCAACCTGTTCGACATCGACAGCAAGTACGGCGATGTCGTGAGCCTGCAGGAAACCCTGAGCTATCTGCAGGAGGTCACCCGCTGA
- a CDS encoding MFS transporter, with amino-acid sequence MPYVPATSTAMGSAADSSRELYRKVTWKLIPFLCFCYLAAYLDRINVGFAKLQMLSDLQFSEAAYGLGAGLFFVGYILFEVPSNLVLQKVGAKVWIARIMITWGLLSACTMFVTTTTQFYIIRFLLGAAEAGFLPGVLYYLTTWYPTYRRGRIIALFMIGLPLSSVIGGPLSGWIMNHFDQVNGLRGWQWLFLLEAIPSVLLGILTFWALPNHFNQAKWLSAEEKAQLASDLAADDAEGKDSKHSFRDGFFNLKVWMLGGIDFSILLSAYAMGFWMPTFIRNTGVTDTFHIGLLTAIPSLAALAGMLLIGASSDRHRERRWHIIVPFIVGAAAMASSTLFSHNLVMTVTLFAIASAAIIGAVPVFFSLPATFLKGTAAATGFALACSLANIAGLVSNSLMGLVTDLTGTSHAALWFFAGCLILSCLLVIALPAKLVNR; translated from the coding sequence ATGCCTTACGTACCCGCTACCAGCACCGCCATGGGCAGTGCTGCCGACAGCTCGAGGGAGCTGTACCGCAAAGTGACTTGGAAGCTCATCCCCTTCCTGTGCTTCTGCTACCTCGCCGCCTATCTGGATCGCATCAACGTCGGCTTCGCCAAGCTGCAGATGCTCAGCGACCTGCAGTTCAGCGAGGCGGCCTACGGCCTCGGTGCCGGGCTGTTCTTCGTCGGCTACATCCTCTTCGAGGTGCCCAGCAACCTGGTGCTGCAGAAGGTCGGCGCCAAGGTGTGGATCGCCCGCATCATGATCACCTGGGGGCTGTTGTCGGCCTGCACCATGTTCGTGACCACCACCACGCAGTTCTACATCATCCGCTTCCTGCTCGGCGCCGCCGAAGCCGGCTTCCTGCCGGGCGTGCTGTACTACCTGACCACCTGGTACCCGACCTACCGACGCGGGCGCATCATCGCGCTGTTCATGATCGGCCTGCCGCTGTCCAGCGTGATCGGCGGGCCCCTTTCCGGCTGGATCATGAACCACTTCGACCAGGTCAATGGCCTGCGCGGCTGGCAGTGGCTGTTCCTGCTCGAGGCGATCCCCAGCGTGCTGCTCGGCATCCTCACCTTCTGGGCCTTGCCCAATCACTTCAATCAGGCGAAGTGGCTGAGTGCCGAGGAAAAGGCGCAGCTGGCCAGTGACCTGGCGGCCGACGACGCGGAAGGCAAGGACAGCAAGCACAGCTTTCGCGACGGCTTCTTCAACCTCAAGGTGTGGATGCTCGGCGGTATCGACTTCTCCATCCTGCTCAGCGCCTACGCCATGGGCTTCTGGATGCCGACCTTCATCCGCAACACCGGGGTGACCGACACCTTTCACATCGGCCTGCTGACCGCCATTCCCAGCCTGGCGGCCCTGGCCGGCATGCTGCTGATCGGCGCCAGCTCGGACCGTCACCGTGAGCGGCGCTGGCACATCATCGTGCCCTTCATCGTCGGTGCCGCGGCCATGGCCAGCAGCACGCTGTTCAGCCACAACTTGGTGATGACCGTGACGCTGTTCGCCATCGCCTCGGCGGCGATCATTGGCGCCGTGCCGGTGTTCTTCAGCCTGCCGGCGACCTTTCTCAAGGGCACGGCCGCAGCGACCGGCTTCGCCCTGGCCTGCTCGCTGGCCAATATCGCCGGGCTGGTGAGCAACTCGCTGATGGGCCTGGTCACCGACCTGACCGGCACCAGCCACGCGGCGCTGTGGTTCTTCGCCGGTTGCCTGATCCTAAGCTGCCTGTTGGTCATCGCCCTGCCGGCCAAGCTGGTCAACCGCTAG
- a CDS encoding OprD family porin, whose amino-acid sequence MIYLRRVFGSCLAAGLSVSAQAEEGGFIEGAHADLQLRNYFFSRDYSGIVGSNPQSRTQEWAQGFIFDFRSGYTQGPLGFGVDVLGLYGIKLDSGRGRTSSGLLPVHDGRAADEYGRLGAALKVKLSETELKVGELRPHLPVLVHSDLRLLPPTYQGAALVSNEIQGLTLQAGQMRSTSLRDSTDRQELYGLINDPINPARIARFTSDRFNYLGADYAFNAKRTSVGIWQAQLEDIYAQRFYSLKHAEPLGDWTLGANLGYFDTRDEGRSIAGKLDNQSTYALLSAKHGGHTFYLGHQRIDGDDGFIQVGANTNPMGNTLPTYEFSAPGERSWQVRHDYDFAALGIPGLTSTLRYVKGDSVETGRGFEGKDWERDLDLAYVVQSGVLKGVGLRWRNVTARSNYRTDIDENRLIVSYTLSLF is encoded by the coding sequence ATGATCTATCTGCGTCGTGTGTTCGGCAGCTGCCTGGCGGCTGGTTTGAGTGTTTCCGCCCAGGCCGAAGAGGGCGGCTTCATCGAGGGGGCTCACGCCGACCTGCAACTGCGTAATTACTTCTTCAGCCGCGACTACTCCGGCATCGTGGGCAGCAACCCGCAGTCCCGCACCCAGGAGTGGGCACAAGGCTTCATCTTCGATTTTCGCTCCGGCTACACCCAGGGCCCGCTGGGCTTCGGGGTCGATGTGCTGGGCCTGTATGGCATCAAGCTCGACAGCGGCCGTGGCCGGACCAGCAGCGGCCTGCTGCCGGTACACGATGGCCGCGCCGCCGATGAGTACGGGCGCCTGGGCGCGGCGCTCAAGGTCAAGCTGTCAGAGACCGAGCTGAAGGTCGGCGAGTTGCGGCCCCATCTGCCAGTGCTGGTGCACAGCGATCTGCGCCTGCTGCCGCCGACCTATCAGGGCGCCGCCCTGGTTTCCAACGAGATTCAGGGGCTGACCCTGCAGGCCGGGCAGATGCGTTCCACCAGCCTGCGCGACTCCACCGACCGCCAGGAGCTGTACGGGTTGATCAACGACCCCATCAACCCGGCGCGTATCGCCCGTTTCACCAGCGACCGTTTCAACTACCTGGGTGCCGATTACGCCTTCAATGCCAAGCGCACCAGCGTCGGTATCTGGCAGGCCCAGCTGGAGGATATCTACGCCCAGCGCTTCTACAGCCTCAAGCACGCCGAGCCGCTGGGCGACTGGACCCTGGGCGCCAACCTCGGCTACTTCGACACCCGCGACGAGGGGCGCAGCATCGCCGGCAAGCTGGATAACCAGTCGACCTATGCCTTGCTGTCGGCCAAACATGGCGGGCATACCTTCTACCTGGGCCACCAGCGTATCGACGGCGATGACGGTTTCATCCAGGTGGGCGCCAATACCAATCCCATGGGCAATACCTTGCCCACCTACGAGTTTTCCGCGCCCGGCGAACGCTCCTGGCAGGTCCGTCACGACTACGACTTCGCCGCGCTCGGCATCCCCGGCCTGACCAGTACCCTGCGCTACGTGAAGGGTGACAGTGTGGAGACGGGAAGGGGGTTCGAGGGCAAGGACTGGGAGCGCGACCTGGACCTGGCGTACGTGGTGCAAAGTGGTGTGCTCAAGGGCGTGGGCCTGCGTTGGCGCAACGTCACCGCGCGCTCCAACTACCGCACCGACATCGACGAGAACCGGCTGATCGTCAGCTACACGCTGAGTCTTTTCTAG
- the nhaA gene encoding Na+/H+ antiporter NhaA: protein MTQSSSIPGPSALKRFLASEAAGGVLLMIAAAAAVMVANSPLASAYFHLLHAETGPALSEKLGPMTLHLWINDGLMAIFFLLVGLEIKRELVDGRLSSWEQRRLPALPALMGMAVPALIYLAITRGDPLLTNGWAIPAATDIAFAVGALALLGRHAPLSLKLMLVSVAIIDDMGAVAIIAIFYTSSIKLGALLAAALIIAVLLVLNRRRVMVLWPYLIGLVLLWYVTLLSGVHATIAGVVGAFLIPYVPTPGQPDAAESPLHRLEHGIAPWVGLLIVPAFGFANAGVSFAGLSLADVLAPLPLGIAAGLFLGKQLGVFGGVVLAVKSGLAAKPRGCTWLQIYAISMLCGIGFTMSLFISGLAFPGYPAFVEESKIGIMLGSLLSAIVACLILRFAPKAADQRQEERAQETEIAQDGDVARL from the coding sequence ATGACCCAATCGTCATCAATCCCAGGGCCGTCAGCGCTCAAGCGTTTTCTCGCCAGCGAGGCCGCCGGTGGCGTGCTGCTGATGATCGCCGCCGCCGCTGCCGTGATGGTCGCCAACAGCCCGTTGGCAAGCGCGTACTTTCACCTGCTGCATGCCGAAACCGGCCCGGCACTCAGCGAGAAGCTGGGGCCCATGACGCTGCACCTGTGGATCAACGACGGCCTCATGGCGATCTTCTTTCTGCTGGTCGGCCTGGAGATCAAGCGTGAGCTGGTGGACGGTCGGCTCTCGTCCTGGGAGCAGCGCCGCTTGCCTGCCCTGCCCGCCTTGATGGGCATGGCGGTGCCGGCACTGATCTACCTGGCGATCACCCGCGGTGATCCGCTGCTGACCAACGGCTGGGCCATTCCGGCCGCCACCGATATCGCGTTTGCCGTTGGCGCCCTGGCCCTGCTGGGCCGACACGCGCCGCTGTCGCTCAAGCTGATGCTGGTCTCCGTGGCGATCATCGACGACATGGGCGCCGTGGCCATCATCGCGATCTTCTATACCTCGTCGATCAAGCTCGGTGCACTGCTTGCCGCTGCCCTGATCATCGCCGTCCTGCTGGTGCTCAACCGCAGGCGCGTGATGGTGCTCTGGCCCTACCTGATCGGCCTGGTCCTGCTGTGGTACGTGACCCTGCTTTCCGGTGTGCATGCCACCATCGCCGGTGTCGTGGGCGCCTTTCTGATCCCCTACGTTCCGACGCCTGGCCAGCCGGATGCGGCCGAGTCGCCCCTGCACCGCCTGGAACATGGGATCGCGCCCTGGGTAGGGTTGCTGATCGTACCGGCCTTCGGCTTCGCCAATGCCGGGGTGTCCTTCGCTGGCCTGTCGCTGGCGGACGTGCTGGCCCCCCTGCCGCTGGGCATCGCCGCCGGCCTGTTCCTCGGCAAGCAGCTCGGGGTTTTCGGCGGTGTAGTGCTGGCGGTGAAATCCGGGCTGGCGGCGAAACCTCGCGGCTGCACCTGGCTGCAGATCTATGCGATATCGATGCTCTGCGGCATCGGCTTCACCATGAGCCTGTTCATCAGCGGCCTGGCCTTTCCGGGCTATCCGGCGTTCGTCGAGGAGTCGAAGATCGGCATCATGCTCGGCTCGCTGCTTTCGGCCATCGTGGCGTGCCTGATCCTGCGCTTCGCGCCGAAAGCCGCGGATCAGCGGCAGGAAGAACGGGCGCAGGAGACCGAGATCGCTCAGGACGGCGACGTCGCCCGCCTGTGA